One Thermococcus sp. DNA window includes the following coding sequences:
- the sppA gene encoding signal peptide peptidase SppA: MKENIWKYISAVLILLLALSVVAIALLYQSASPIAVSPNMTTPAVVETPVNLTCNGTSSYQINQLKEEVAYLRSLINKTGGKTIAVVPIFGIVDDYTALEVIPLLRRISTNSSIGGVLLWIESPGGEVGPVMEIYSAVKKLSLVKPVVAYSGGIMASGGYYIANGADKIVASPLAEVGSIGVIYVHYDLEENYQRNGIKVEVFKTGPYKDMGAEWRDLTPEEKKIITNMVNTYFQAFLQAVSEGRNMSVSQVKKFASGRTWFAENVTGTLVDETGGIDTAISVLERLMNVTSAKVVIYKNLETPSDFEVAGSKALYLDPSYITPYLRG; encoded by the coding sequence ATGAAAGAGAACATCTGGAAGTACATATCAGCGGTCTTGATCCTTCTGCTTGCCCTATCAGTTGTGGCAATAGCACTCCTCTATCAATCAGCGTCCCCAATAGCTGTTTCACCTAACATGACCACACCTGCCGTCGTTGAGACCCCAGTAAACCTCACCTGCAATGGAACGTCAAGCTACCAGATAAACCAGCTCAAAGAGGAAGTCGCTTATCTGCGTTCCCTCATTAACAAAACTGGCGGAAAAACAATAGCGGTCGTCCCCATTTTTGGGATAGTAGATGATTACACAGCCCTAGAAGTAATACCCCTGCTCAGGAGGATATCTACAAATAGCTCCATTGGGGGCGTTCTTCTCTGGATTGAGAGCCCGGGGGGAGAAGTTGGGCCGGTGATGGAAATATACTCCGCCGTTAAAAAACTTTCACTCGTAAAGCCCGTGGTGGCTTACTCCGGTGGCATAATGGCCTCTGGGGGCTATTACATAGCCAACGGTGCCGACAAAATCGTGGCAAGTCCCCTCGCTGAGGTGGGGAGCATTGGGGTAATATACGTCCACTATGACCTGGAGGAGAACTACCAGAGGAACGGAATTAAAGTGGAGGTCTTCAAAACCGGCCCCTACAAGGACATGGGAGCGGAGTGGAGGGACTTAACCCCAGAGGAGAAGAAGATAATAACCAACATGGTGAACACCTACTTCCAGGCGTTCCTCCAAGCTGTGAGCGAGGGCAGGAACATGAGCGTCTCCCAGGTTAAGAAGTTCGCCAGTGGAAGAACGTGGTTCGCCGAGAACGTTACCGGGACGCTAGTGGACGAAACCGGGGGTATTGATACCGCCATTTCAGTTCTCGAAAGGTTAATGAACGTTACGAGTGCAAAAGTAGTTATATACAAGAA
- a CDS encoding threonine--tRNA ligase: MRMLLIHADYLEYEVRDKALKNPEPISEEQKKGRLDEVLAVFISVEKVDESNPDEVVEKAVKEIEEVAKQVKAERVFVYPFAHLSSELAKPDVALEVLKKIEEKLREKGYEVKRAPFGYYKAFKLSCKGHPLAELSRTIVPEEGVSKEERNIALEKEEKELVSYWYILTPEGELIEVDKFDFTGHENLRKFVNYEIAKNRIADREPPHVKLMLEHELVDYEPGSDGGNLRYYPKGRLIKGLLEQYVTEKVVEYGAMEVETPIMYDFEHPALEKYLNRFPARQYIVKSGDKKFFLRFAACFGQFLIKKDAIISYRNLPLRMYELTRYSFRREKSGELSGLRRLRAFTMPDMHTVARDLKQAMDEFKKQYKLSMEVLKGVGLTPEDYEVAIRFTRDFWEENRDFIVELAKIIGKPVLIEMWDQRFFYFILKFEFNFVDNLDKAAALSTVQIDVENAERFGITYYDEEGKERYPLILHCSPSGAIERVMYAILEKQAKLQAKGIKPSFPLWLSPIQARVIPVSDEVMDYALYVAGKLEGAKIRVDVDDTGDRLNKKIRKAEKEWIPYIVVVGKNEKEQNTVTVRRREDGKQVEMQLEDLIREIKRKTEGFPYKPRPLPLLLSRRPKFRG, translated from the coding sequence ATGAGAATGCTTCTGATACACGCGGACTACCTTGAGTACGAGGTCAGAGACAAAGCCCTCAAGAACCCCGAGCCGATAAGCGAGGAACAGAAGAAGGGCAGGCTCGATGAGGTTCTGGCGGTCTTCATAAGCGTCGAGAAGGTTGATGAGTCAAACCCAGACGAGGTCGTCGAGAAGGCAGTGAAGGAAATCGAAGAGGTCGCAAAACAGGTCAAGGCCGAGAGGGTCTTCGTTTACCCCTTCGCCCACCTGAGTAGCGAACTGGCGAAGCCGGACGTTGCCCTTGAGGTGCTCAAGAAAATCGAGGAAAAGCTTCGCGAGAAAGGCTATGAAGTCAAGCGCGCCCCGTTTGGCTACTACAAGGCCTTCAAGCTCAGCTGTAAGGGCCACCCGCTGGCCGAGCTCAGCAGGACGATAGTTCCGGAGGAAGGCGTTTCGAAAGAGGAGCGCAACATAGCCCTTGAAAAGGAGGAGAAGGAGCTTGTAAGCTACTGGTATATCCTAACCCCAGAGGGCGAGCTCATCGAGGTGGATAAGTTCGACTTCACTGGTCACGAGAACCTCAGGAAGTTCGTCAACTATGAAATAGCCAAGAACAGGATAGCCGACAGAGAACCACCGCACGTTAAGCTCATGCTTGAGCACGAGCTCGTTGACTACGAACCGGGAAGCGACGGAGGAAACCTCCGCTACTATCCAAAGGGCAGGCTCATAAAGGGTCTCCTCGAGCAGTACGTCACCGAGAAGGTCGTTGAATACGGTGCCATGGAAGTGGAAACGCCAATCATGTATGACTTCGAGCACCCTGCCCTTGAGAAGTACCTTAACAGGTTCCCTGCGAGACAGTATATCGTGAAGAGCGGTGACAAGAAGTTCTTCCTCCGCTTCGCGGCCTGCTTCGGTCAGTTCCTCATCAAGAAGGACGCAATCATAAGCTACCGCAACCTTCCGCTGAGGATGTACGAGCTAACTAGATACTCCTTTAGGAGAGAGAAGAGCGGTGAGCTTTCAGGCCTGAGAAGGCTCAGGGCCTTCACGATGCCGGACATGCACACCGTTGCTCGCGATTTAAAGCAGGCGATGGACGAGTTCAAGAAGCAGTACAAGCTTAGCATGGAGGTTCTTAAGGGCGTTGGCCTTACGCCAGAGGACTACGAGGTGGCCATACGCTTTACGAGGGACTTCTGGGAGGAAAACAGGGACTTCATAGTCGAGCTGGCGAAGATAATAGGCAAGCCCGTCCTGATAGAGATGTGGGACCAGAGGTTCTTCTACTTCATACTCAAGTTCGAGTTCAACTTCGTTGACAACCTCGACAAAGCGGCCGCTTTGAGCACGGTGCAGATAGACGTGGAGAACGCTGAAAGGTTTGGAATAACCTACTACGACGAGGAAGGCAAGGAGCGCTATCCGTTGATACTCCACTGCTCTCCGAGCGGAGCGATTGAGCGCGTCATGTACGCTATCCTCGAGAAGCAGGCGAAACTGCAGGCGAAGGGAATAAAGCCGAGCTTCCCGCTCTGGCTCAGCCCGATACAGGCCAGGGTTATACCGGTCAGCGATGAAGTCATGGACTACGCCCTCTACGTTGCAGGAAAGCTTGAAGGAGCTAAGATAAGGGTTGACGTTGACGATACCGGCGATAGACTCAACAAGAAGATAAGGAAAGCTGAGAAGGAGTGGATTCCCTACATAGTCGTCGTCGGCAAGAACGAGAAGGAGCAGAACACGGTAACGGTGAGAAGAAGGGAGGACGGCAAGCAGGTTGAGATGCAACTCGAAGACCTCATCAGGGAGATAAAGAGGAAGACCGAGGGCTTCCCCTACAAGCCGAGGCCCCTACCGCTCCTCCTCAGCAGGAGGCCAAAGTTCAGGGGTTGA
- the hjc gene encoding Holliday junction resolvase Hjc, whose translation MRYRRGASAERELIKMLEKAGFAVVRSAGSHRVDLVAGNGRDYLCIEVKSTRSERLYLPKEDVERLVSFAERFGGRPILAVKFINIGWRFYLPRNLKSSGKSYRLDLNEEFQTLDSLLGKQRTLGEVIFDEG comes from the coding sequence ATGAGATACAGGCGAGGTGCCAGTGCCGAAAGAGAGCTCATAAAGATGCTTGAGAAGGCCGGTTTTGCCGTCGTTCGTTCCGCCGGCAGTCACCGGGTTGACCTCGTTGCCGGCAACGGAAGGGATTACCTCTGCATAGAGGTCAAGAGCACCCGCTCGGAGAGGCTTTATCTCCCCAAAGAGGACGTTGAAAGGCTCGTTTCCTTTGCGGAACGCTTTGGGGGGAGGCCAATCCTCGCCGTCAAGTTCATAAACATTGGCTGGAGGTTCTATTTGCCTAGGAACCTAAAGTCGAGCGGGAAAAGTTACCGGCTCGATTTGAACGAGGAGTTCCAAACGCTGGATTCCCTCCTCGGAAAGCAGAGAACCCTCGGAGAGGTGATTTTTGATGAGGGCTAA
- a CDS encoding lysyl aminopeptidase: MVDLELLKKIVEAPGVSGFEFLGIRDVVIEELKDHVDEIKVDKLGNVIAHKKGSGPKVMIAAHMDKIGVMVNHIDKEGYLHIVPVGGVDPRTLVAQRIRFFTEKGERFGVVGHIPPHLQKPEDRKKAADWDTIVVDVGADSGEEAEELGFRVGTVGEFAPAFTQLSENRIATPYLDDRVCLYAMIETAKVLENHEADIYFVASVQEEVGLRGARVASYAIDPEIGIAMDVTFAKQVGDKGKIVPKLGGGPVMDAVGPNINPKLRAFADEVAKKYDIPLQVEASPRPTGTDANIMQINREGVATAVLSIPIRYMHSQVETADLRDIDLTIKLAKHLLEELRPMDLTP, translated from the coding sequence ATGGTAGACCTCGAACTGCTCAAGAAAATCGTTGAGGCTCCGGGCGTTTCTGGATTTGAATTCCTTGGGATTAGGGACGTCGTGATTGAGGAACTGAAGGATCATGTTGATGAAATTAAGGTCGACAAGCTCGGAAACGTTATAGCCCACAAGAAGGGTTCTGGACCGAAGGTCATGATTGCAGCTCATATGGACAAGATAGGCGTTATGGTGAACCACATAGACAAGGAGGGCTACCTCCACATAGTCCCGGTTGGAGGCGTTGACCCGAGAACGCTGGTTGCCCAGAGGATTCGCTTCTTCACCGAGAAGGGCGAGCGCTTTGGAGTTGTCGGCCACATTCCGCCCCACCTTCAGAAACCAGAGGACAGGAAGAAGGCAGCGGACTGGGACACCATCGTCGTAGATGTGGGCGCTGACAGCGGGGAGGAAGCTGAGGAGCTCGGCTTCCGCGTCGGAACCGTCGGTGAGTTCGCCCCGGCCTTCACCCAGCTCAGCGAGAACAGAATAGCCACCCCCTACCTCGATGACCGGGTTTGCCTCTACGCAATGATTGAGACTGCCAAGGTCCTTGAAAACCACGAGGCGGACATCTACTTCGTTGCCAGCGTCCAGGAGGAGGTAGGCCTTAGAGGTGCTCGCGTCGCTTCCTACGCGATAGACCCCGAGATAGGCATAGCCATGGACGTCACCTTTGCCAAGCAGGTGGGCGACAAGGGTAAAATCGTTCCCAAGCTCGGCGGCGGGCCCGTTATGGACGCCGTTGGCCCAAACATCAACCCCAAGCTGAGGGCCTTCGCCGACGAGGTTGCAAAGAAGTATGACATTCCGCTCCAAGTAGAGGCCAGCCCGAGGCCGACCGGGACGGATGCGAACATAATGCAGATTAACAGGGAGGGCGTTGCCACCGCCGTGCTGAGCATACCGATACGCTACATGCACAGCCAGGTCGAGACGGCCGATTTAAGGGACATCGACCTCACGATAAAGCTCGCCAAGCACCTCCTTGAGGAGCTCAGGCCAATGGACCTGACCCCGTGA
- a CDS encoding DUF2067 family protein has protein sequence MRAKKVITIHVKDDVEKEEFMKELQRLRLPAFIYVHGKLNSLKINVQGTKDDIREAIRKIREIHNRVRAKLYPDKRGLYHYTIDDLLREARTSVSTPIIIKALELLGEKVELSEDELVTSLPWSEAVEVVEKLGDALSEIALQTTRQIREVVVPVSVAFNLPPEEVMEKLVELGLAEWKEDKFKYELIKNKEQALEELLKALKGDADED, from the coding sequence ATGAGGGCCAAGAAGGTAATAACGATTCACGTAAAGGACGACGTTGAAAAGGAGGAGTTCATGAAGGAGCTCCAGAGACTCCGCCTGCCGGCTTTCATCTACGTCCACGGGAAGCTAAACTCGCTTAAAATCAACGTTCAGGGTACAAAGGACGACATCAGGGAGGCAATAAGGAAGATAAGGGAAATCCACAACCGCGTAAGGGCCAAGCTCTATCCGGACAAGCGCGGTTTATACCACTACACGATTGATGACCTCCTCCGCGAGGCCAGAACGAGCGTTTCAACCCCCATAATAATCAAAGCCCTCGAACTCCTCGGCGAAAAGGTCGAACTCAGCGAAGATGAGCTCGTAACATCCCTCCCCTGGAGCGAGGCCGTTGAAGTCGTTGAAAAGCTTGGAGATGCTCTTTCGGAGATAGCGCTCCAGACGACGAGGCAGATTAGGGAAGTAGTAGTTCCGGTCAGCGTTGCCTTTAACCTCCCTCCCGAGGAAGTCATGGAGAAGCTCGTCGAGCTGGGCCTCGCCGAGTGGAAGGAGGATAAGTTTAAATACGAGCTCATTAAGAACAAGGAGCAGGCCCTAGAGGAGCTGTTAAAAGCCCTAAAAGGTGATGCTGATGAGGATTGA
- a CDS encoding DNA-directed RNA polymerase subunit L: MRIEVIKREENLLEFYLEGEDHTFANLLNEVLHENKHVKFAGYTIEHPILMARKPRFKVVTDGKVTPEKALEEAAQKIFDRARVLLDAWKKALEG; encoded by the coding sequence ATGAGGATTGAAGTAATAAAGCGCGAGGAAAACCTGCTGGAGTTTTACCTCGAAGGGGAGGACCACACATTCGCCAACCTGCTCAACGAAGTCCTCCACGAGAACAAGCACGTTAAGTTCGCAGGTTACACAATCGAGCACCCGATTCTCATGGCCAGAAAGCCGAGGTTTAAAGTCGTAACCGATGGGAAGGTTACCCCGGAGAAAGCCCTGGAGGAGGCCGCCCAGAAGATATTCGACAGGGCCAGGGTTCTTCTTGATGCGTGGAAGAAGGCCCTCGAAGGGTGA
- a CDS encoding sugar phosphate isomerase/epimerase, translating into MEIGVTIYPHFVTKDKTLASVLADVKIKDYDFVSIFPHALGLIKNGFVVERKLRPIETTLKGVGIDYTVRMPVSVNLRDHIYYSRHFRVAKAVADVAIKLGAKIIIMQSGRTGRLDLEIEAIQQLADMVAPFGIKIALENTFSVKDTLYVVDSVNRENVGFALDVAHAFLSAQGNEEKLLEDVKLGTDKTVILMIHDNFGKLFPQVEPEDALAYGVGDLHLLPGEGSIPFGKVLRLFGDVPLLLKVKDPDKFAKIPSKQGLIELLTSL; encoded by the coding sequence ATGGAGATAGGAGTAACGATATATCCCCACTTCGTTACTAAGGACAAAACCCTTGCTTCAGTGCTTGCAGACGTAAAAATCAAGGACTACGATTTTGTGTCAATATTTCCCCATGCGTTGGGGCTGATAAAAAACGGGTTCGTCGTTGAGAGAAAGCTTAGGCCTATTGAAACAACTCTCAAGGGAGTTGGTATAGATTACACCGTCAGAATGCCTGTTTCAGTTAACCTTCGTGATCACATCTATTACTCAAGACACTTTAGAGTCGCCAAAGCTGTAGCCGACGTTGCGATAAAGCTCGGAGCCAAGATTATAATAATGCAGAGCGGAAGGACAGGAAGGCTCGACCTTGAGATAGAGGCCATACAACAGTTGGCGGACATGGTAGCTCCATTCGGCATAAAGATAGCCCTCGAAAACACCTTCAGCGTTAAGGACACGCTTTATGTGGTTGATAGTGTAAACAGAGAAAACGTGGGGTTCGCCCTCGACGTTGCTCATGCTTTCCTCAGCGCTCAGGGCAACGAGGAGAAACTGCTTGAAGACGTTAAACTCGGCACTGACAAGACTGTGATTCTCATGATACACGACAACTTTGGAAAGCTCTTCCCGCAGGTCGAGCCCGAAGATGCTCTGGCTTACGGTGTCGGCGACCTCCACCTCCTTCCTGGAGAGGGAAGCATACCTTTTGGAAAGGTGCTCAGACTATTTGGCGACGTCCCACTCCTACTGAAAGTCAAAGACCCGGACAAGTTCGCGAAGATACCGAGCAAGCAGGGACTCATAGAACTGCTAACGAGCCTCTGA
- a CDS encoding archaemetzincin family Zn-dependent metalloprotease, with amino-acid sequence MIAVVSIGPLERWLIDGIVQFVRDYYSRFGISVRFAGEVPVGPFSVAFNPGRNQYLGRVFLPTLSSLANRLKAIAVVGITDLDLYEEGLNFIFGLANPSLKSAVVSVRRLRNEFYGLEPDENLLLERAIKEVMHELGHVFGLSHCPNPKCVMHFSNSLVDTDVKGSLYCPVCERKLVENLRKLGVLE; translated from the coding sequence ATGATAGCGGTCGTTTCGATTGGCCCCCTTGAGAGGTGGCTTATTGATGGTATTGTCCAATTCGTAAGGGATTACTACTCCCGCTTTGGGATTAGTGTCAGGTTTGCAGGTGAAGTTCCGGTCGGACCCTTCTCGGTAGCCTTCAACCCCGGCAGGAACCAGTATCTCGGACGGGTCTTTCTGCCCACGCTTTCATCCCTTGCCAATAGACTCAAAGCGATCGCCGTTGTGGGAATCACCGACCTCGACCTCTATGAAGAAGGTCTGAACTTTATCTTCGGCCTCGCCAACCCCTCCCTGAAGAGCGCCGTCGTTTCGGTTCGCAGGCTCAGGAACGAGTTTTATGGGCTGGAACCCGATGAGAACTTGCTCCTCGAGAGGGCGATTAAAGAGGTTATGCACGAGCTTGGCCACGTCTTTGGCCTCTCCCACTGCCCCAATCCTAAATGTGTCATGCACTTCTCGAACTCCCTGGTAGATACCGACGTCAAGGGGTCCCTCTACTGTCCCGTATGTGAAAGGAAACTCGTGGAGAATCTCAGAAAGCTGGGGGTGTTGGAATGA
- the uppS gene encoding polyprenyl diphosphate synthase, whose translation MIYRLLSHVPHIIFKPAYDLYEKYLFEKVKSGNIPKHVAIIMDGNRRWARKLEKPPWYGHFFGSKKLEEILEWCRELGIRTLTVYAFSTENFKRTPEEVNALMNLFEEKFKELVKDERIHRYGIRVNVLGRKELLPENVRKAAEEAERATRKYSNYTLNIALAYGGRSEIADAVKEIVEDVLAGKLKPDEIDEELIKRYLYYPNMPDPDIVIRTGGEVRISNFLLYQIAYSELFFVDVYFPEFRKIDFLRIIREFQKRQRRFGR comes from the coding sequence ATGATTTACAGGCTTCTCTCCCACGTCCCCCACATTATTTTCAAGCCCGCCTACGATCTGTACGAGAAGTACCTCTTTGAAAAGGTTAAATCAGGGAACATTCCCAAGCACGTTGCCATAATAATGGACGGCAACAGGAGATGGGCAAGGAAACTCGAAAAGCCCCCATGGTATGGCCACTTCTTTGGTTCCAAAAAGCTTGAGGAAATCCTCGAATGGTGTCGCGAGCTTGGAATAAGGACGCTCACTGTTTATGCATTCTCCACCGAGAACTTCAAGAGAACACCAGAAGAGGTAAACGCCCTCATGAACCTATTTGAGGAGAAGTTCAAGGAGCTCGTTAAGGACGAAAGGATTCACAGATACGGCATCAGGGTGAACGTCCTTGGGAGAAAGGAACTCCTTCCCGAAAACGTCAGGAAAGCGGCAGAGGAAGCCGAGCGCGCAACGAGGAAGTACTCCAACTATACCCTCAACATAGCGTTGGCCTACGGGGGGAGGAGTGAGATTGCCGATGCCGTCAAGGAGATAGTCGAGGACGTTCTGGCCGGAAAGCTGAAGCCGGATGAGATAGACGAGGAACTCATAAAGCGCTACCTCTATTACCCCAACATGCCCGACCCGGACATAGTGATAAGAACCGGCGGTGAGGTTAGGATAAGCAACTTCCTTCTCTACCAGATTGCCTACAGCGAACTCTTCTTCGTTGATGTATACTTCCCGGAGTTCAGGAAGATTGACTTCCTTCGAATCATACGCGAGTTCCAGAAGAGGCAGAGGCGCTTTGGACGGTAG
- a CDS encoding exosome complex RNA-binding protein Csl4, protein MEDKKVKNGDLVLPGDYLGVIEEFMPGEGVREENGELYATRAGKVRINQEKMEISVEPVTDTPPLPKVGDVVLARVIEVKPQAVIVQLLQIEGRENDREIATSKLAGIHISQIKEGFVEDITKEFKIGDIVRAKVIANEKSPIQLTTRDKDLGVVYALCSRCRTPLIRRGDKLICPRCGNVETRKLSPYYRKVKVSL, encoded by the coding sequence ATGGAGGATAAGAAGGTTAAGAACGGCGACCTCGTACTTCCGGGAGATTATCTCGGCGTCATAGAGGAGTTCATGCCCGGTGAAGGTGTCAGAGAAGAGAACGGCGAACTTTACGCAACGAGGGCTGGTAAAGTCAGAATCAACCAGGAGAAAATGGAGATAAGCGTCGAACCCGTAACAGACACTCCCCCTCTCCCAAAGGTCGGCGATGTGGTTCTCGCCAGGGTCATAGAGGTCAAGCCTCAAGCTGTAATAGTCCAGCTCCTCCAGATAGAGGGTCGCGAAAACGACAGGGAAATAGCGACCTCAAAGCTCGCCGGAATTCACATTTCCCAGATAAAGGAGGGCTTTGTCGAGGACATAACCAAGGAGTTCAAGATTGGCGACATCGTGAGGGCAAAGGTCATAGCCAACGAAAAGAGCCCGATACAGCTTACAACAAGGGATAAAGATCTTGGCGTCGTTTACGCCCTCTGCTCCCGCTGTAGGACTCCCCTCATAAGGCGTGGGGACAAGCTGATCTGCCCGCGCTGTGGAAACGTCGAGACAAGAAAGCTCTCGCCTTATTACAGAAAGGTAAAGGTGTCTCTATGA
- a CDS encoding gamma carbonic anhydrase family protein, producing MAVYEFNGKKPKIHPTAFVDESASVIGDVVLEEKTSVWPSAVLRGDIEQIYVGCCSNVQDNVSIHTSHNQPTIIGKYVTIGHNAVVHGAEISDYVIIGMGAVILDGAKIGKHVVIGAGALVPPGKEIPDYSLVLSVPGKVVRQLSEEEIEWTKKNAEIYMELAEKHLKSRKRIE from the coding sequence ATGGCCGTTTATGAGTTCAACGGAAAGAAACCTAAAATTCATCCGACTGCTTTTGTCGATGAGAGTGCATCCGTAATCGGCGACGTCGTTCTCGAAGAGAAAACCAGTGTCTGGCCCTCCGCGGTTCTAAGGGGCGACATTGAACAGATTTACGTCGGCTGTTGCTCCAACGTTCAGGACAACGTGAGCATACACACCTCCCACAACCAGCCGACCATAATAGGCAAATACGTCACCATAGGCCACAACGCGGTTGTTCACGGCGCGGAGATAAGCGACTACGTCATCATAGGCATGGGAGCGGTAATCCTCGACGGTGCGAAGATTGGCAAGCACGTGGTCATAGGCGCTGGAGCCCTCGTCCCGCCGGGCAAGGAGATTCCCGACTACAGCCTCGTTCTCAGTGTTCCGGGCAAGGTTGTTAGACAGCTAAGCGAGGAGGAAATCGAGTGGACCAAGAAGAACGCGGAAATCTACATGGAGCTCGCCGAGAAGCACCTCAAATCAAGGAAGCGGATTGAGTGA
- a CDS encoding ribonuclease III family protein, giving the protein MASFSYSKDFTDKGLAKFGDSLLNFVFSLALSEYLGKPTGERVPNSSLALAIEMAGLRKLAPPRSDKHARGDVAEAILAYAWLEGVITIEEAVQIIRENLTEDVTHFTRKKEAIGKALAVLYREIGKRMGV; this is encoded by the coding sequence TTGGCCTCTTTTTCTTACTCCAAAGATTTTACCGACAAGGGCCTGGCCAAGTTTGGCGATTCCCTCCTTAACTTCGTGTTTTCCCTGGCCCTGAGCGAGTATCTGGGCAAGCCTACCGGGGAGAGGGTTCCAAACTCATCGCTTGCCCTCGCCATTGAAATGGCAGGCCTACGAAAGCTAGCCCCCCCGAGGAGCGACAAGCACGCGAGGGGTGATGTGGCTGAAGCTATTCTAGCTTACGCCTGGCTTGAGGGCGTTATAACGATTGAGGAGGCCGTTCAAATCATCAGGGAAAACCTCACAGAAGATGTAACCCACTTCACACGGAAAAAGGAGGCAATAGGGAAGGCCCTGGCCGTTCTTTACAGGGAGATAGGGAAGAGAATGGGAGTTTAA
- a CDS encoding TBP-interacting protein yields MYSELSPGVKKVYTQVRYLDDYHWEIEGNTIIGTHKKSNVKVIIDVAKNKEDADSLAGKDVNGIHIVAIPDKGVFYVKNGSFVLTYRYLKATLADINDHIVWAGFKVVESDGKLVQEDIYEYLGGALINHIKANLLAGQDYIFWQFYRCEECGKYVDIENLENHLKGHGIKLHEKSEEHYEVFELNFRDGKVYDKFGKEVKLDKFSEEAKEFLNEVFSGAPSGG; encoded by the coding sequence ATGTACAGTGAGCTGAGTCCCGGCGTTAAGAAGGTCTACACTCAGGTTCGCTACCTCGACGACTACCACTGGGAAATCGAGGGGAATACGATAATTGGAACCCACAAGAAGAGCAACGTAAAAGTTATCATAGACGTCGCCAAGAACAAAGAGGATGCAGACTCTCTCGCTGGAAAGGACGTCAATGGAATCCACATCGTGGCGATTCCCGACAAGGGCGTCTTTTATGTCAAGAACGGAAGCTTTGTCCTTACCTACCGCTACCTCAAAGCCACCCTCGCGGATATAAACGACCACATAGTTTGGGCCGGCTTCAAGGTCGTTGAAAGCGATGGGAAACTCGTTCAGGAGGACATCTACGAGTACCTAGGCGGTGCGCTGATAAACCACATAAAGGCCAACCTTTTAGCTGGTCAGGACTACATCTTCTGGCAGTTTTACAGGTGCGAGGAATGCGGGAAGTACGTTGACATTGAGAACCTCGAGAACCACCTTAAGGGGCACGGTATAAAACTCCACGAGAAGAGCGAGGAGCACTACGAGGTCTTTGAGCTCAACTTCAGGGACGGCAAGGTTTACGACAAGTTCGGCAAGGAAGTCAAGCTCGACAAGTTCAGCGAAGAGGCGAAGGAGTTCCTGAACGAGGTGTTCTCGGGTGCTCCATCAGGGGGGTGA